The region GATTTTGGTACGGTAAATAATATCCTATTGGGATTTATTAAGTTGAAGCCTATTTTTAAGGAGATTTGTGATAATCAAAAACAAGATAATATATTTGTAAGAAGGATACAGAAAAAACAAATTTTTCAAAAACTACGTGAGGCTTTGGGAGATTTTTCTTTATCAAACATTTTGTATGATATAAGGGATATTGATTTATTAGATATTTTTGATCTGGAAATAGTATATCAGCTGATTCCAACAACAACTAATGATCAGAGGCACTTGGAAATCATAAAAAGATCATTACCCACCATCATTCCTCAGCTATTAGAAGATAAAAAAGAATCCAAACAGGGTAGAAGTTCTAGCCATTCTAATATTTATCTTGTCCGATTATATATTTTCAGAAAACTGGCTAATCTCATATTAGAGCAAGGTCTATCAGAAATCGACTTACTTTTAAAGCCTTTTGTTGAACAGTTTACAATTTCTAAAGAGATGGCGGCTTTCCTTGATGAGGTGGTGGGGGCAGCGGATAAAAATGATAGGCAGGAGCAATTTTGGTACGTCTGGAATCAGTTTTATCCGAGAGTTATTGCTATTGGCATCATAAAAGATAATTCATATGTCCATGAGATTTTAAAAAGCTATTTGTTGGCTTGGGATTGGTGGAGAGAAGATGCAAAACAATGGCATAGTTTGAGAAAGGAAAATCTTAGATTTTACGATGACATAATACGTGATTTAGGTAGTAACCCATCAATTTTATATTGTATTTCTAAAGTCTTAAATTCTATTGCCAGTCAATTTGGAACAGAGGGAATAGATTGGCTCTATCGGATTATTTCTAATAACACTGTTTTGCAATTGAGAAATTTAGAAGTGAAAACATTACAATATTTAGAAAAATTCCTTAGAACGTTTATTTTCCAGAATAGGCAAAAAATCAAGAAAGGAGCAAGGTTAAAGAACAAAGTGATCATAATTCTTGATTTTGTTATTGAACGTGGATCGGTGCATGGGTATTTACTAAGGGAAAGTATATTATAAAAGTTAAGTGAAAAAAATACAGAGTTGGAAAACTCTGTATTTTTCTTTAATAGCTGTTCCAAGATAATTCACTTTATAAAAATAAGGATCCATTGGATCGAAAGTTATTTATCTTCGTAAACCCCTTCCTTTTTTAGGCGGATTAATTTGAATTTGTTGCTTTTTGATTTGTGAAAGTTTTTCTGCTCTATTTTTAGCACATTTTTTAAGATTATCACTAAAATAAGTATTAAACCATTGTATGCTGTTATTCATTATTTGGCAGTTTGCACTATCGTTCAGATAAAAAGCAACTGCTATGGGCACACCTAAACTTGTAGTATCTACAAATCTAATTATATCAAAGAGGTTAAAATGTTCATTGACCCTTACAATCCCTTCATCGTAATTAAATTTTATATCGTGAGGGCTTACATCATGTTTACCTAATGCAACACGGTCTGTAACCCTTGAAGTCGCTAAGCTAATATTGTCAAGGCCAAAATAGATAAGATTAGTCTGATACCCTGCATCTTTGAAGGTCTTAGTGATTAGGGCTGCCATATCTGTCGAAAAATTACTTTCAAATGCAAAATCCTTTTTTAGAGATAAAGCGGCATCAATTTCTTTTTCAAGCCGTGATGGTACACCCCCTTTAAGTTTCTCAGGGTCATAATTTGGATATCTGCGTTGAAGTTCCGCATAAAGCTCATCACCATTGAAAAAAAATACATTTTCAGGAATAAAATCGCTGCTATATGTCGATTTTCCTGCTCCGTTAGGACCTGCCAAAAGAAAGAACTGCGGCCTACTCATGATTAAAGCTAATTTTTGTTATTGGTATAAGCCCAACGTCCTTTTCCGGCTGGCAAAAGCTGCTTGATAAAAGAATACTTTCTGCTATCAGCATTAAAAGCCACTAAATCTTCTGAGCCATCAGGATTGGCACAGATAAATTCCTTTTCCGTGGTACATCTGTCATCCTTGTAGTGCAGGGACACTCCTTTTGCAAAAGCCTCTTTATAAAGATTTTCAGTAGTGATAATACTTTTCTCATGTGTTTCTCTTATTGTCCGTCCTTCAGGCATCGTGGTATTAAGAAACATATTATCCTCTTGCCATTTTTTCATAAGGTCTTCTAATAATAACCTCATTTGGGAATTTTCTTTTAAATTATCTTTTAATTCAGACAGCTCTTCAATTGGAATAAAAAGTCCGGTCTGAACACCTTTGTCATTTTTTACATTACTGATTTTCATAGAACTATATATTGATTTATTAAACAAATTTAAACATTATATTTTTCAAAAAGAATCCGATTACTGCGATATGCAGATACTTTGTAATGATTACAATCTTTTTTCAAAAAATTGAGTTCTTGACTTATTAGGATCTCTTTATGGTTATTTCAGGATTTTTGAAACAAGCCAAAAATCATATTTTTTTGCGTATTGATATATAGAATTGTATTGAGAGGCACTGTTTTTCCTTTATTTTCCTGATTCATATCCGTTAGAATATTGGCTTATTTCTATCTTGGTATATTTTATAGATTACTTCTTCAAACTCCGTAAAATGATGCTCAATGATATTATCCACGTAAGCATATATGGTCAGTCTTTCTATTTCAAGTCCGGCTATAAGCTTTAAAAATTTTTGATGAAATTCTGGACGGATGTATACTGATCTTCCTTTACTTGCATTGTGTTTTGGAATTTTAAAGAAGGTTTCAAAATATTCCTTCTTCATTAATTCAGGAGACTTTAACCTCTTATTTCTATTGATCTCTGATTGACTTCTTATTGATTTCGCCTCTTTAGAGATATCTGCTGTCATAGCTTTTTTGAGATATTCATCGTCTGTTAAGGACTGAATATTACCTGCTAATTCTTTTGACTCGTTATGAGTTTCATCTGAAGTTCCTTTTTTTTTATGAGCCTCATTTTCATTGTTTTGATTATAAAAATATTCATTGTTCATATGTTATAATATTAAATATTCATTGTCTTTTATGTGTATCCCATTAGCTTTGATAACTATTATACTGTTATAAAGCTTTTGGTTATGTCGTTGGCTATGTTATGCAACAGTCAGTTATCATTATTTAAGCATAGCAAACTGTATAGTCATGACGTAAGCAGATTATAATTTCAGCATCATATAGTTTTATGATTCCAATTTGTCAGCCGTATATAAAATTATAATGCTAGCGATATAACAAATTAAATAAATGAATGCCGGTATTATTTTATTGCTGTATTGATAGGCACTGTTTTTCTTTTGCTGTCCTAATAAGTAACCATAAGATTGAATTATTAAGAAACTAAAGGACAAATACAGCCTCTCTATGCCATATTACCTATGTACATTACTCGCTTTACTATCTTCTGGAAAATAGATAGAGCAAATGAACTGTAAGCAATTAAATTCCATAGAGCTGGAAGAAGTCCTCGCTTTTCTCGGACACCTTCCAGTCAAACAAAATGAAAAAGAAGCATGGTATCTCAGTCCTTTTAGGGCTGAATCCCATGCCTCTTTTAAAGTGGATAAGCCGAAGAACCTCTGGTATCACTTTTCAGAGGGAGTAGGTGGCACAACGACCGATTTTATTCAGAAATATTTTAACATATCGGTAAAAAGAGCTTTAGAATGGGCTTCCAATCAAAATTTTTCTTCTTTTCAGCAGCAAACAAAAAGGTTAAAATCCCATCTAAATTATCGTATAGACAGGATTATGAATATTGCTCATCCTAATCTTTTATCTTATCTCCATGAGAGGGGTTTAAGTGAAAAAGTGTATCCTTTTATCAAAGAACTATGGTTTACCATCGAGAACAAACAACTTTATGCAGTGGGGTTTAAGAATAATTCTGAGGGTTGGGAGCTTAGAAATGCTTTCTACAAAGGGGCTTTACTTAATAAAGATATTACTGTCCTACCATTTCCCAAAGAAACCGAATCAGTGAGCAATAACGAAACTCAAAAGAATACTGTTAATCAAAAAATAGCAGTTTTTGAAGGCTTTACAGATGCCCTGTCTTTTATCGAAATGCAAAGATCTTTTCAGGGGGATTTACTGATACTGAATTCTACGGCAATGCTTAAAAAGGCTTTAACAGCGCTTGATTCCTATTCAGAGATCAGCCTGTTTTTGGACAATGATCCCACAGGCAGAGAATGCACTGAGCAGATTCTAAAAGTTTACCCTTATGCCAAGGACTTTTCCCACCTCTATTCAGATCACAAAGACTTGAACGAGTATCTCGTAGCAAAAAAGAAGCATCATGCTAATGAGTCAATTAATACGCAGATAATACCAACATCGAAAAACGAGCATGCAGAAAAAGAGAATTCCAGCAAGGAAGAAACAAACAGGATAAAAAAAGGAATGCGCAGGAGAATGTAGCACTGTGCTTTTTACAAACTGTCCGCAAAAGTTAGGAGCTCATTCGCAACTTTGAAGGTCGATACTCTCCCAACAAAGTTTCTACTTCGCCCGCAGGGGCTAAAAAGCAACCCTTTAGGGTTACTGAAAACGATTGATTTTAAATCCATCATAAATATAAAGTTGGTTGCTCAAAGATAATGCAAATTGATTAAACAGCTGTTTTATGAAAACCTCTATTAATTTTAAAGCGGTTAAGGCTGACTCGGAAGTCCATAACTTCCGAAGAAAAACCTTTGACTATATCCGTAAAGACCTGACACCTCTAAATGAATATTGGCAGGAGGATAAAATAGCGGACAGAATTCAAAAAATTGAAGTCTATTGCAAAGAGAAGTCGGGTAGAAAACTACAGAAAAATGCCATGCCCGTCCGTGAAGCCGTAGTGGTAATTAGAGAAGATACTACCATGAGAGAATTACATGATCTTTCTAAAAAATTAGAACAAGAACTTGGAATACGAATATTTCAGATTGCCATTCATAAAGATGAAGGTCATGTTGATAAAGAATCCGAAGAATGGAAACCTAATTTCCATGCGCATCTTGTTGCAGACTGGCAGGATAAGAAAACGGGTAAAACTTTAAAACATCAATCCTTTCATTACTCTAAAATGCAGGATCTGGCAGCAGAATGTTTGGGCATGGAAAGAGGAGTTTCAGGATCAGTGGGGAGACTGGAAGCGGTAGAATTTAAAATACAGAAAAAAGAAGAGGAATTAAAGGTTTTAGAACAGAAAATTGACAATATGAAAATGACTCTCGGCTCTGGAAAGTTCAACGATCTTATTGTTAATGATACCAATTTTTTTGGAGCGCAGCAGATTAAGACCAAAGAGACGATCGCTAATTTTGGTAATACTTTTAAACTTTATAACGCTGAATTAATCAAGAACAGCAATGAACTCGATATTAAAACCAAGCGGATTACAGAACTGTACAAAGAAATTATAGATTTAAAAATAGAAAATACTCAGCTTAAAGACAAAAACACAGCACTTTTGACAAATGCAGATGTTTTTGCTTTCGAAAAGAAAAAATATTTAGATTCAGTTGTAGATGCATTGGAAAAATCAATACGTTTTCATCGGCTTAAAAACCCTTTGATTGATAGATCGGATAATAAAAATCTTGTCGGGGAGATGAATAATATATGCAAAGAGTTTTCACAAAAGAATCACATTCCTTTTTCCGCTTTCGAACAAATATTTACCATAACAGAATTAACAACAGGGTTGTTTTCACTTTTAAGACTAGGAGACGGAAATGATATTGATCCGGAATATATTCCGCTACCTAAGAAAAAAAAGAAAAGCAGAAATATCAGGTATTAGTAATAGTAAAAAGAACAATAATGGTTATCATGTGATCTCATCAGTTTTTAATAAGTACTCGTTACACTTTGATTAGATTTGATGATAAATATTTTTTATAGATATTTCTATGTTTGAATATAAAAGCATAATTTAGATATGGATAAACCTTTATATTACAGAGATTTGACGGTTATCCAAATAATAAATGATGTGAAATTTTAAGAAGGTGGTCAGATGAATGCACACAATAATAGATCTTGTTCTTTTTCAACTCTTTGAATATTTAACTAAATATGGAAGTATACGACCTAATCTCCCGCTACTTGCTTATCCATTTATTTTTGTCATGAAAAAAAAGAGTATTGAAAATTCAACACTCTTTTTTTATCAATATTATATAAACTTGGAAGGATTAAAGCATAATCTTTTTGCCTTAAAAATGATAGCAATTCCAAGAGTTAAATGAATTTTTATTGTACTATTTTTCCTTCCTTATTTATGGCAATAGAAGCTATTTTAATCTTTTTGTTCTTTGCGAAATCATATAAATAAATTGGAAAGTTTGCTTCCGAACTACTAAAAGAATCATGAAGAGATAACAAATAGTCTTCTTTACCATTATTATATTGATTCAAAATATACAAAAATTCTTTATCTGTTATATTTTTCGAAACGACAATATCTTGAACATTCTCTTTTTTATTATAAATCATCTTTTTTTCATCAGTTAAATAATTATATATAAGCGCTCTAAACGTAATATTTTCATTAGAAATCAAACTTTTATCCCAAGATAT is a window of Candidatus Chryseobacterium colombiense DNA encoding:
- a CDS encoding zeta toxin family protein, with the protein product MSRPQFFLLAGPNGAGKSTYSSDFIPENVFFFNGDELYAELQRRYPNYDPEKLKGGVPSRLEKEIDAALSLKKDFAFESNFSTDMAALITKTFKDAGYQTNLIYFGLDNISLATSRVTDRVALGKHDVSPHDIKFNYDEGIVRVNEHFNLFDIIRFVDTTSLGVPIAVAFYLNDSANCQIMNNSIQWFNTYFSDNLKKCAKNRAEKLSQIKKQQIQINPPKKGRGLRR
- a CDS encoding DUF3408 domain-containing protein, with protein sequence MNNEYFYNQNNENEAHKKKGTSDETHNESKELAGNIQSLTDDEYLKKAMTADISKEAKSIRSQSEINRNKRLKSPELMKKEYFETFFKIPKHNASKGRSVYIRPEFHQKFLKLIAGLEIERLTIYAYVDNIIEHHFTEFEEVIYKIYQDRNKPIF
- a CDS encoding toprim domain-containing protein; this encodes MNCKQLNSIELEEVLAFLGHLPVKQNEKEAWYLSPFRAESHASFKVDKPKNLWYHFSEGVGGTTTDFIQKYFNISVKRALEWASNQNFSSFQQQTKRLKSHLNYRIDRIMNIAHPNLLSYLHERGLSEKVYPFIKELWFTIENKQLYAVGFKNNSEGWELRNAFYKGALLNKDITVLPFPKETESVSNNETQKNTVNQKIAVFEGFTDALSFIEMQRSFQGDLLILNSTAMLKKALTALDSYSEISLFLDNDPTGRECTEQILKVYPYAKDFSHLYSDHKDLNEYLVAKKKHHANESINTQIIPTSKNEHAEKENSSKEETNRIKKGMRRRM